The following are encoded together in the Salinibacterium sp. UTAS2018 genome:
- a CDS encoding DEAD/DEAH box helicase codes for MSTPLPAPTVGTFAAEHLSPSYPERAARGTASKLRAWQAEALDLYFEKEPRDFLAAATPGAGKTTFALRLAVELIARREIDRVTVVAPTDHLKRQWADAANRVGLRLNPSFSNGDAWGGRRFHGVAVTYAQVAMKASFHQEITDSARTLVILDEVHHGGDALSWGDAIHTAFGRATRRLSLTGTPFRSDTAPIPFVTYAPNHEGIRTSVTDYSYGYGRALEDGVVRPVIFMAYAGKMKWRTRMGDEMEARLGEGDTKDVTAQAWRTALDPKGEWMPAVLRAADRRLSEIRHSVPDAGGLVIATDQLAARAYAALIKEITGESATIVLSDEKESSSRIETFAESDSRWMVAVRMVSEGVDVPRLAVGVYATSASTPLYFAQAVGRFVRTRRRGETASIFLPSVPNLMNLAGKLEKERDHALDRKETGDELLDDSLLDAENREEKTSDELADEFTWEALESEANFDRVLFDGAEFGFAAEPGSDEELDFIGLPGILEPEQVRELLMQRQKRQSKRAESRPKAEQPAPLYRTLKEQRTLLNNLVGRRAKLSNEPHGLIHAELRRVCGGPAVAQATVTQLQTRIDYLRKGIHS; via the coding sequence GTGAGTACTCCATTGCCAGCCCCCACCGTGGGCACCTTCGCTGCGGAACATCTCTCGCCGTCGTACCCCGAGCGCGCCGCCCGCGGAACCGCGTCGAAACTGCGTGCGTGGCAGGCCGAAGCTCTCGACCTGTACTTCGAGAAAGAACCGCGCGACTTTCTCGCGGCAGCAACACCGGGCGCAGGAAAGACGACCTTCGCGCTGCGGTTGGCCGTTGAGCTCATCGCCCGCCGCGAGATCGATCGCGTCACCGTTGTTGCACCGACCGATCACCTCAAACGCCAGTGGGCAGATGCCGCCAACCGTGTCGGATTGCGCCTCAACCCCTCGTTCTCCAACGGCGATGCATGGGGAGGCCGTCGTTTTCACGGCGTCGCCGTCACGTACGCGCAAGTCGCGATGAAAGCGTCATTCCACCAAGAAATCACTGACTCCGCCCGCACCCTAGTAATTCTCGATGAGGTACACCACGGTGGTGACGCCCTCAGCTGGGGCGACGCGATCCACACTGCTTTCGGCCGCGCCACCCGTCGGCTTTCTCTTACGGGAACCCCCTTCCGTAGCGACACCGCCCCCATTCCGTTCGTCACTTACGCGCCCAATCATGAGGGCATCCGCACGTCAGTCACCGACTACAGCTATGGCTACGGGCGCGCGCTCGAAGACGGCGTTGTTCGCCCTGTGATCTTCATGGCGTACGCCGGCAAGATGAAGTGGCGCACCCGTATGGGTGACGAGATGGAAGCTCGCCTCGGTGAAGGCGACACAAAAGACGTCACGGCGCAAGCATGGCGCACGGCACTTGATCCCAAAGGTGAGTGGATGCCGGCCGTTCTGCGAGCCGCGGATCGCCGACTTAGCGAGATCCGCCATTCTGTTCCCGATGCCGGTGGGCTTGTCATTGCAACAGACCAGCTCGCGGCGCGCGCCTACGCCGCACTCATCAAAGAAATCACGGGGGAGTCGGCGACAATCGTTCTCTCTGATGAGAAAGAGTCATCGTCGCGCATCGAGACCTTCGCTGAAAGCGATAGCCGCTGGATGGTGGCGGTTCGCATGGTGTCCGAGGGCGTCGATGTTCCTCGGTTAGCCGTTGGCGTTTACGCGACGTCGGCATCCACCCCGCTTTACTTCGCTCAGGCTGTCGGCCGTTTCGTGCGCACCCGTCGGCGTGGTGAGACCGCGTCGATCTTCTTACCGAGTGTTCCAAACCTCATGAACTTGGCTGGCAAGCTCGAGAAAGAACGTGATCACGCGCTCGATCGCAAAGAGACCGGCGATGAACTGCTTGACGACAGCCTTCTTGACGCGGAAAACCGCGAAGAGAAGACGAGTGACGAACTCGCAGACGAATTTACGTGGGAGGCGCTTGAATCAGAAGCAAACTTCGACCGCGTGCTATTCGATGGTGCTGAATTCGGCTTCGCCGCCGAGCCCGGCAGTGACGAAGAGCTCGACTTCATTGGGCTTCCCGGAATTCTGGAGCCCGAGCAAGTACGCGAACTGCTCATGCAGCGTCAGAAACGGCAATCAAAGCGTGCCGAAAGCCGACCGAAAGCCGAACAACCTGCTCCGCTGTACCGCACGCTCAAAGAGCAGCGAACTCTGCTGAACAACCTCGTAGGCCGCAGGGCAAAGCTTTCTAATGAGCCGCACGGACTAATCCACGCGGAGCTCCGCCGCGTGTGTGGCGGTCCTGCGGTCGCCCAGGCCACTGTGACACAGCTGCAGACCCGCATCGATTACCTGCGCAAAGGCATCCACTCGTAG
- the dinB gene encoding DNA polymerase IV, whose amino-acid sequence MGKQDGRRRQVSEPGVDDSTATILHVDMDAFFASVELLDHPELVGKPVIVGHNSVRSVVTAATYEARKFGVNSAMPMALALRRCPQAIVLEPHFERYQHFSSVVFDICDQLTPKVERLGIDEAFLDVAGARAIYGSPSEVATLLRTRVFEETGLVCSVGAAASKYVAKVASGLSKPDGLLVIPADKTVAFLHPLPISALWGVGGKTAEALQQRGLTTIAHVAHADRDTLTRAVGDAGAVKLHNLAWGNDPRPVVERAAEKSVGHETTFEYNVLDADEIRRELLRLCGKVAARLRAGGVEARTVVLKLRFEDFSTITRSRKLADPTDLGRTLYETVRDIYADFAREGRPVRLVGVRGEQLVEPGGGQISLWDTTDGWRDAEEAMEAASARFGTGAIGPARLLGSQRSERPRLGQRD is encoded by the coding sequence ATGGGAAAGCAAGACGGTCGCAGACGGCAGGTGAGCGAACCGGGCGTCGATGACAGCACCGCCACGATCCTTCACGTTGACATGGATGCGTTCTTCGCATCTGTAGAACTGCTTGACCATCCGGAGCTCGTGGGTAAGCCCGTGATTGTCGGCCACAACTCCGTGCGGTCAGTCGTCACCGCCGCCACCTATGAGGCTCGCAAGTTCGGTGTGAACTCGGCTATGCCCATGGCGCTGGCGCTACGCCGGTGCCCTCAGGCCATCGTGCTCGAGCCACATTTTGAGCGGTACCAGCACTTCTCGTCGGTCGTCTTCGACATCTGCGACCAGCTCACCCCCAAAGTCGAGCGCCTCGGCATCGACGAGGCCTTTCTGGATGTCGCCGGGGCTCGCGCGATCTATGGTTCGCCTAGTGAAGTTGCCACGTTGCTACGCACGCGCGTTTTCGAAGAAACAGGGCTGGTGTGCTCGGTCGGAGCCGCCGCGTCGAAGTACGTAGCAAAAGTGGCTTCCGGGCTTTCAAAGCCCGATGGACTTCTGGTTATCCCGGCAGATAAGACCGTCGCTTTTCTTCACCCCCTTCCCATTTCAGCGCTCTGGGGCGTCGGCGGCAAGACTGCAGAGGCCCTTCAGCAGCGCGGGCTAACGACCATCGCGCATGTCGCGCACGCCGACCGAGACACTCTGACGCGCGCCGTCGGCGACGCAGGAGCGGTTAAGCTGCACAATCTCGCTTGGGGCAATGACCCTCGACCCGTTGTCGAACGAGCGGCCGAGAAAAGCGTGGGTCACGAGACCACGTTCGAATACAACGTGCTCGATGCCGACGAGATCCGTCGTGAACTGCTTCGGCTCTGTGGAAAAGTCGCCGCCCGGTTGCGGGCTGGTGGAGTGGAAGCCCGCACCGTCGTGCTGAAACTGCGCTTCGAGGACTTCAGCACCATTACTCGATCGCGTAAGCTTGCCGACCCCACCGACCTCGGCCGCACATTGTACGAGACCGTGCGCGACATTTACGCTGACTTTGCGCGCGAGGGCCGCCCGGTGCGTCTCGTTGGCGTGCGCGGTGAGCAACTCGTCGAACCCGGAGGCGGGCAGATAAGTTTGTGGGATACGACCGATGGTTGGCGGGATGCCGAAGAGGCCATGGAGGCGGCATCCGCTCGGTTCGGCACCGGCGCTATCGGCCCCGCCCGGCTGCTCGGCTCCCAACGATCAGAGCGGCCCCGGCTCGGACAACGCGACTAG